In one Yarrowia lipolytica chromosome 1A, complete sequence genomic region, the following are encoded:
- a CDS encoding uncharacterized protein (Compare to YALI0A02222g, weakly similar to uniprot|P38339 Saccharomyces cerevisiae YBR260c RGD1 similarity to C.elegans GTPase- activating protein) has product MPESRLDPKNQDDLASKPSMILDEPSNNSSTTETPTTTKHQSLAGYSDSDNDGDSIVSTSSVGDMEDQGLTPAMSRMSVEDTNTNHSGSVSGPSSSSATATSTSVGTTLNASNFNVVPQKSTHLLEDPKLQEIMLSDVGISSLLARSKQSIVSCKEFAQFIKKRGALELDHITHLKKLSRNTRDAIKRPEHRQGTFYRQFDEIARVGERVSDVSATFVTKLNAMNDELSELARTTEKTRKQVKETHLRHEKNLVDLEQAAEKAKSKYESLYDDLERARTGDPTKNKFGFKTTKNSVQHEEELQRKVQAADQDYQQKVSAAQRSRQELLRVRRPEASRDLKDLIFECDSGMSLQFQKFANVCETLALNNGFVVSPLKPPGTSTNVRSMRENAALIDNEKDFFDSVMAVPRKQRLNRDVVQYKSRAGPKSSFNYSSSNNNTTSVSRPVKGPTPFASSSNPSPFSSSTPSSAGVGQRNVSSGTTNSVLQPPGASSMTSLAPSGAAGTIGGIAASRVASTSSTTAPPPIQPTISMDQQSVTSSVVPTQFPPGVTDSMPVYGTPIEDLLDYEGGTVPRAVYQCVQAIDNFGLEVEGIYRANGNNSQIQEIKHLFDTDPSKVDLLHPSDNLNDIHSVASALKLYFRELPDCLLTKELHQEFIDGAMIENAIQRRDALHGTVNKLPDANYTTLRYLIFHLYRIQEREAINRMSVVNLGIVWGPTLMNTDYGNVAEMGFQGRVIETILVNAYVIFDAE; this is encoded by the coding sequence ATGCCAGAATCGCGTCTGGACCCCAAAAACCAGGACGACCTGGCCTCCAAGCCGTCCATGATTCTCGACGAGCCCAGCAACAACTCGTCGACCACAGAaacccccaccaccacaaaaCACCAGTCACTAGCAGGCTacagcgacagcgacaaTGATGGCGACTCCATTGTGTCCACGTCTTCTGTGGGCGATATGGAGGACCAGGGCCTGACTCCGGCCATGTCACGCATGTCTGTGgaggacacaaacaccaaccACAGCGGCTCTGTGTCTGGACCTTCGTCGTCCTCAGCAACTGCCACCTCCACCAGTGTGGGAACCACGCTCAACGCCTCCAACTTCAACGTGGTGCCCCAGAAGAGCACCCACCTGCTGGAGGACCCCAAGCTGCAGGAAATCATGCTATCGGACGTGGGAATCTCGTCGCTGCTGGCCCGTTCGAAACAGAGCATTGTGTCGTGCAAGGAGTTTGCGCAATTCATCAAAAAGCGAGGAGCTCTAGAACTCGACCACATTACAcatctcaagaagctgtcgCGAAACACACGGGACGCCATCAAACGGCCCGAGCACCGCCAGGGCACCTTCTATCGCCAGTTTGACGAGATTGCACGTGTGGGCGAGCGGGTTAGCGATGTGTCCGCCACATTTGTCACAAAGCTCAATGCTATGAACGACGAGCTATCAGAGCTAGCCCGAACCACAGAAAAGACCCGAAAGCAGGTCAAGGAGACGCATCTGCGGCACGAGAAGAACCTGGTGGACCTGGAGCAGGCTGCAGAGAAGGCAAagtccaagtacgagtCTTTGTACGACGATCTGGAACGGGCACGAACTGGCGACCCCACAAAGAACAAGTTTGGCTTCAAAACAACCAAAAATTCGGTCCAGcacgaggaggagctacAAAGAAAGGTCCAGGCTGCCGACCAGGACTACCAGCAAAAGGTGTCGGCTGCCCAACGGTCGCGacaggagctgctgcgGGTGCGACGACCTGAAGCATCACGGGATCTCAAGGATCTCATTTTTGAGTGCGACAGCGGCATGTCACTGCAATTTCAAAAGTTCGCAAACGTGTGCGAGACTCTGGCGCTCAACAACGGTTTTGTGGTTTCGCCTCTCAAGCCTCCCGGAACCTCGACCAACGTTCGTTCCATGCGAGAAAACGCTGCTCTCATTGATAACGAGAAGGACTTCTTTGACTCGGTGATGGCAGTGCCTCGAAAACAACGGCTTAACAGAGATGTGGTTCAGTACAAGTCGCGTGCAGGCCCCAAGTCGTCGTTCAACtactccagcagcaacaacaacaccacctcggTGTCCAGGCCGGTCAAGGGCCCGACCCCATTTgccagctcctcaaacCCCTCCCCATTCTCATCTTCCACTCCCTCTTCGGCAGGTGTGGGACAGCGAAACGTGTCTTCGGGAACCACCAATTCCGTGTTGCAGCCCCCAGGCGCGTCTTCTATGACCAGCCTTGCACCTAgtggagctgctggcacGATCGGAGGCATCGCTGCCTCTCGAGTGGCCTCCACTTCTTCTAccacagctcctcctcccattCAGCCCACAATCTCTATGGACCAGCAGTCGGTGACCTCCTCGGTGGTGCCTACGCAGTTCCCCCCTGGTGTGACGGACTCCATGCCTGTCTACGGCACTCCCATCGAGGATCTTCTCGACTATGAGGGTGGAACCGTACCGAGAGCAGTGTACCAGTGCGTGCAGGCCATTGACAATTTCGGTCTGGAAGTGGAGGGTATCTACCGAGCCAATGGAAACAACTCGCAGATCCAAGAAATCAAGCATCTGTTTGACACAGACCCGTCCAAGGTGGACTTGCTGCATCCTTCAGACAACCTCAACGACATTCATTCGGTGGCTTCTGCCCTAAAGCTTTACTTCCGAGAGCTGCCCGACTGTCTACTAACCAAGGAGTTGCATCAGGAGTTCATTGATGGCGCCATGATTGAAAACGCGATACAACGACGAGACGCGCTCCATGGAACCGTCAACAAGCTTCCCGACGCTAACTACACAACTTTGCGGTACCTGATTTTCCACCTGTACCGAATCCAGGAGCGCGAGGCAATCAACCGAATGTCGGTGGTAAACCTGGGCATTGTCTGGGGTCCTACGTTGATGAACACGGACTACGGCAATGTGGCCGAGATGGGCTTCCAGGGCCGAGTCATTGAGACTATTCTGGTGAACGCCTATGTCATTTTTGATGCGGAGTAG